TATTTCCACTAGATTTTTCTTCCCGCTAAATAATTCTTTCAGCTAGATGCTTATTCCAAAAAGCAATTTCTTTCCGCTGGGTGTCGCTTTCCATCAGATGTTTCTTTTCCATGTTTAATACTTATGTCTTTACGAAAACATACAACAGTTTgagaacaatattaaaaatgatatttgcgAAAGAgagtgaaataattaaaatatgccaATCAAAAGGATTGAGGCCAAATTATTATGCAGCTATTAAGTATGCTAGAATAAGGTAATAAAATACGTTAATGATATACGTTAATGATAtaggtaagaaaatatttaaatcttttatgaaactgaatttcataatttaaaagtcaGGTATAAGCCCAAccagaaattctaaaaaaagctAGGTATTAATTACCtggaatataaattttgaattttgaaattgtggctaagcttttgataattttgacctaaattgtTTCAAACAGCTACGTGTTTTTGTAAAGACATGAGTATCAATATTGATGTTAAATCAGcctttttagattaaatttgtCCATTCTCGATTTCATTAAGCTCTCTCATTCTTCTCCTGCCATCCTCCTATCCATCCTCCTTCTACTTGTCTCATCTTCATACTacattttagaaactttaaacGCTTGAAGAAGCTCTTAATCTCCCTTAAATCATACGAAATTCCTTTTCTTGTTGTTGTCCCTCTTCTTCTACTTCCGTTGTCTCTTCAGGCATTGTTTATGTGCATGCTTATGATGACTAAAAAAGATTGTATGCTGTTGATATTgttcgaaattttcaattttgttcatattttatgaTGAGTGAAACATAAATGAAGATGGTATTGctcgaaatttcaattttgttcgtgtttcaagatgaaaaaaaacattccaaaatATAGGTGATATTGatcgaaaaattcatttttgattatttttgcatttttttcccgATCACACGAAAACATCTGGCAAATGCTTGCCATTTCCTAATTTTTGCCATGTTGAGATCATCGTAGATGCCATTGCCCGTCCTATATTTATCCTGATGACTACTGCTAGATATTTCAGCTTTTGGACTGTCGCTAATGGCAACACGTGTCCCATCTTCTGGGAAGCATTCGACACTGTTGACAGACAAATCCTGACGGTGGTGGAATTTGACGACTGTTAGACTGTCTGGCGTCTCCAAGTTGTTACACGATGTTTTATCCTGTTGTTTTTCGGATGGGAGACATTCACTGATGTTAAGGTTAGTCTGGTTTATTGGACTGATGTTGTTCCAAGTTGAGTCGTCAATGGCTTCCACGATCTTCTTGTGTTGTTCATTGCAATAGTTTTCCCAGAATTGGAATTCCTCTCTGATCTTTACCTTCTCTTCCAGTACTTCGGATGGATTTGGTTGGTATTTATCTTTTGAGGAACAAGCAGGGATGTTATTCTTGTCCTCTGTACTGGATTTCACAATGGAGTTGGCTGATCTGcgaagtttttataaaatgcatttaaataaatatggctatttaatatattatgagTGAAACAAAATTCCCAATCAATACATTTGGAtctatttcttaacattttaaactttaaaactttattccaGTAtgcatttctattgaaaataaaactgtcttttaaaattttcaaagttagaATTTTGTCTCTAATTTCATTTCAGCTTTcccaaattaagaaaaactgtttcaGTTTTGATATATAATGCTTTGAAATCAGTATGTGCGAGAcatttctaaaactaatttttgtttttcttgttttatttaatttagttacatcatgagttttagttctttttattagtttatattttaaaattaatgtattcatttatttgtcaattcaaaatttttttttcaagttcctttctcagcaataattttttttcgtatgtGTAAAATGGATTTACTATTTGTAAAcagcatttatttaatagcaagtaaacaaaaatagcAAGTAGTAAGTTTTGATTTGTGGCAGAACTTAACCTAGTATTTGTAGCTTAGTAGCTTAGCAGAACCTaagtatttatgataaaaaatctgtatgtgtagttagtttttaatcaaacacTTTTATGAGGGGTGCGtacaaatttgtaataatttactttcaagtattttttgCCTTATGCTTTGTGAATAAAGAACATCTGGGACAAGCGATTGGGAATACCAACCCGCCGAGAAACAGAGACCCACCAGCACACAGTTGACAGTGCAGATTATTAAAGCAtctgaagattatttttattttaattttattttaattttattatgagcgtttatttttattgtgagcGTGCAAACAAATGGGGACAGTTGCGTCGacaccttttaaaaatttctaaaattgcttccaataaataaaaagctgaGTTTAGACAACATCATAAATGAACAAAGTAGAGAAATTTTTCTGTGATTTGATTACACGGTTAACTGTATTAGGGATTGTATGTTAACCACATTCCAGTTTTTAAGCATTCTTGCATAAAATgtagcttaaatttaaacaacataaagttttcatgtatacttttttaaggaccttaaatttacgaaatttgCTTTATGTTACATTAGGCAGaattttcacaataataatCTTTGTTGACTGGATTGAAGCTGCAGACAAATTTCGATTTATGAGAATAATGCTGTAGATTCACTTCATAAGCTCTGCTACAGAACTCAAGTGACAAAATGCTCATCCTATGAGCTTCCAATCTGTCGTAAAAAAGCTGAGGTAGGAGAACTCCACAAagaatcaagaaattttttttctgtgactTGATTACAGGTATAATTGTATGGAGCACTGTATGTTAACTGCATTCCGTTTTTTAAGTACccttgtataaaatttaacttaaatttaaactacataaattttcatgcataCTTTTTGAGGACTTTAAGATTACAAAATTTGCTACATGTTAGATTATgctgaattttttcaataataatcatTGTTGATTGAGTTATGATGCAGACTAATTTGgatgttatgaaaataatactgCAGACTCACTTCTGCTACCATGTACAAAACAcctttaaagtacaaaaatgttCTACAGCAGAAAATTTGCTCAGAGATTGATCTTAATATGGTATTAACCTGAGTGTTGCATTGAGCATGGAAATcatacaactttaaaattaaaaataatattcatgaaatatacaaaatattacttacaGCTTTCTGCAGATGTTACAAAAGAtcttttccatgtttttttttaaattttttttgacgaaatatgaattaaaaataaaattttgtaagagcgaatctgaattgatgctgaaaatttttttgaaagagtgaaaaaaatcttacattgCTCAATTCTTTACCAGTATCTTTCATTCTTTAACTTCATAGTGAAGTTCTTTACTGGAGTATTTCTGGATTGTTGCTAAAAACAAACTATGCTCCAACAATAAActgctttttctaaatttgtatttaaaagtttttcagatCATCTCAAGAATAAGAAGTAATTTGAACAGATTTCATCCTTTATAATACTTAGAGTTTTTATACCAAACATTTTACCacgtttttgtaattttacgaATATTTAATACAAGGGTGCACTAACAGTAAAAAAAGACACTCATAAGGATCACTTTTTTACTGACAATATAGGCAGAAATGTGAGGATGGCAGTTTCAAATTCCTTGCATAAAAGGATTTCAAATGAATAgagtattaaaagaaataacaaacaaatgaaAACGGCATTGTAGagacatatatttaataaaaatgtaaatgaatagattattttcattatgttaaTGCATGCAGAAATTATTCCCTAATAAAAGATTTATGTCtaccaagaaaatatatttgatttttctttaaaagaaaaaaattaaattttaaagatcagaaacttatttactttgtttaaaaatagtttgcttaaaaattcagttaataTGAAATGTAATTGCATGCTATAAATAATACTAGTAATTGATGAAAAGTTTTACTATCCTTAATGGTCAAAGGAAAGCTGGGTGCCTGGAGTCGCCCCCCCCCCCCGTCTCTTTGAAATCGCCAACTCTTGTGACACCGTTCGATAATTTCTTGAAGAATAGCTGAAAGAGGACGCTCATTCAAACACTACAGGCACCACTTCTTCAGACCCAAAACATATACACACGAAATCAGGTAGTACAAAACCATCTCTgattaaatatacctttttttcagaacgtatttgaatttttgaatatgcaACAATGCGGGTAGCCGATATCTGAACAGTATGGTtttaatagtttagtcaggaggaTCGGTTAAATGTTTGcaccccttaatgttaacttcacttattaattcttttattaattcattcatttattcatttatttcacaatttcatTACCCCttaatgtaaatgaaaatttcttactcataattataaaattcgtttatccaaagataattccacattaaaaataaaattttattgctcatttattattttataagacaatggtcaagaattttttgaattgtaaattatgcaaatttttacacaattttaaactctgaaattataagtaaaaaaatactaaattgaaaaaaattggttgaatattttctaaatcataaaatttcataataattatataattatttcatagtaatttcatagtaatatcttaaaatttcatttcttaagaactattcgacaaattttgttcatatCGGGGATTTTGGCATTTAAAATAGTACAATTTGAAATGGTGTaagaattttatacaataaaatttttattaagggGTTTGTGGGGGTGAGATAATTTACGTCTTATctcttaatttctgataaaactaGTTCGTTTGTATTCGGAAATAAAAGCTCCATGacacgaaattaaaaattgggcTTTTAAGTGGCAAGGAAGGAATTATATTTGCTGAGGAAGattaaataatgatgaaatgaATATCTGAAATGATACTTAtgcttatttataataattgatcGGTAATTGAGGCCTATTTTGAGAACAATCCATAATATAATATACCATACCCAGTTCAGTGAGCatgtgttaaaaagaaataaattaaatataagacaTTACAATATTGGAATTTTCGacctattttgagaaaaattttagtataaaatgtCACGTAATATACCATACAAGTACAGTGCACGTgtccaaaaaaggaaaaagaaagaaggaaaacaaTGTAACTTTGAATAACTAGTGCTCTAATTATCTGATTTTCTCTTAAAAGTGATAGACGATAGACGAAAAGCGACAGACGATAATTCATCATCGTCTGTCACAGGACCATCGTCGGTTCATCATCAGGTCACAGGAGGTCGCTGTTACCTTCCAAANACAAGCACTTACATTTGTGAGGGGAATTTCTTTTAcctcaaaataatctttgaccAATTTAAGAATCTACGATCCTTTTGTATCTGTGTTCAAAGTTCTTGTAAACAACATTTCCTCGTTAATCTCCTTACTCTCATTTATGAATCTCACGTAAGCTAAAACAGCTTTGTTATCTATCACAGTTAATTCATCAATCTACAACGCTAATTTAccttctttcagaaatttgatgagttttgaCTCAACATCTCATCAATACGCCTGGAAACAGTATTATTGCTCAGAGGAACTGAGTGACTTATCAGATTTCCGCCTGCGATACCAAAAGGTAGGACGAAAACGATCCtgcacttgaattttttttaatttgtaactatCATAATTCTTTGTCTACACCAGAACCATAGGTTTCAtatgtattttcaatttcaatctcaaatagcttttattattaatattattagcaatttttatcttttgattaCTCGTCGCCCCCTGATCGCTTCCCTAAGGATTATCGCCCACTTGAGAAGCTCTATCGCCCCCTTTGGGGTGATCGCCCCCAGGTTGAGAACCACTGCGATAGACGAAAAGCGACAGACGATAATTCATCATCGTCTGTCACAGGACCATCGTCGGTTCATCATCAGGTCACAGGAGGTCGCTGTTACcttctaaaatttttcactaGCTGTCAGATATTCTCTGGCCATTCagcatatttacaaaatttcatcttcctaattttttttaggaaacataaatattatacttttttctaagttttttacttagtaataaaaaatatttatacatattttcttaaattatatgttttaaaagacaTCTCTCCAAATATTGATTACTCTTCGATTGAGTTATACTATTAATTTctctaagaataatttttatttataattctacagaaatttcaatttttgaagaaagcaaactactgtaaaaataatcacTATACTTTAATTGGAAGAATGATCCCAATGATCACTTTTGATTCTAATTTATTACTAAACCATAATGGGGGAAGCAATGTCATAAATAACAGggtaaaaagaaactaataaaattgaaaaaaagtataatttaaaacaaaatatagagaCTGtgcttttctgtttttataaacaaattattaaaagtcaaTTGCAGGGGAAAAGTAGTTAAGTATCTTGTCCATTTCAAATGGTTTTACAGAAGTATCATTTAAAATGCTCTTTTTATATCAATTGGAAGTTAGAAAtttaggaatatattttttccattacgGTGATGCGAAAGCAAAAGTTGAAATTCATGTTTATAAACAAACTATTACATTTTCCCGACAAAGTAgcatagatatatttaaaaatataagaatgaagaatattatttaaaagtgattttgcaattaattttcttcagatatatatttgttgtatatgaccatttattaacaaaatgtagttataaatatttagtgttgagtaatcaaaaacataattaagaatctaatttaaaaatttattttgtaaccaaCTATAGatataaatagtatataatcattatttaaaaaaataattataaattattacaaagaatGAACTGATTTGTAAACCTGTTTGTGTAAACCAGAGGCTACTAAAGCGAGAATATTAGTTATCAATTCGAAATtgtttttcaccaaattttttcttttttttaataaagtaatttgtttCTGAATATCGTCTGTTTCgatacattaatattaaatattgttaatttaattagctgtttataattattatattgtctATGGAAAGTCTAAGAATTTCTAACCTATTTCATGCAGTTCTGcagaaaatatcaataaataatttttgtgaatgATAAGAAAGTAAGTgaacaatttataaatgtatatactTTGCAAGACAGTGAggagaatttaaaatacataattacaaattaaatgaagaatatttCTATACATTTAGTGAAGTGAAATTCAAAACCATAATTaagaatctaatttaaaaacttatcttgTAAGTAACTATAGATATAAATAGTAtgtaatcattaattaaaaattaattataaattaatactaaGCATTAACTGATTTGTAAACCTGTTTGTGCAAACCAGAAGCAACAAGAGCGAGAATATTAGATATCAGttcgaaattgtttttcatcaaGTCTTTCCAACTTTGTTTATTCGATACCACTGGGAAGTGGTTAACGATAAAACTAGCGGCTAAATCTTTCAGTTTCGAATCACTATGACATTCGGCTAGCTGTAAAACATAGCAGACGATATTAGCAACATCTTCAACGGAATCATCAGAAGAAAGTTTTGATTGCAACATATCAGAACAAGATTCTTTCAGAATAGGCACATCGTATTTATCTCCTAGCGAGTACAGGGACATAACAGTATCTAACGGAGTACTTTCTATTTCTCCTGTGTAAaggtactttaaaaatttaacaaatggaGATTTAGGACAGTCAGTGATGGTGATAGAGTTGGTTGAGGATTCTAGGCAATCATGTTCCATCATCTTCTTAAAAACAGGTGAGCGAGCACAAAGTATCAACTTATGAGCACGAAGGATATCTTCGCCAATACGGATTTCCAGATCATACAAGTCTCCAGAATTATAGAGTGATCCCATGTCTTGACTCAACTCTTTTAGATAGTGCTCGTTTTTCGGAATCAGATCTAAAGCTCTATTACTTTCTTTTGCATCCTGAGCGGGGATATTTATATTGGAAAATGGAGATGCAGAATGCAGATCTTCTTGTAATTTTATcgtaagtttaaaaacataatgcTTGCAATTAAAAAGTATTGGATGCGATgaatgaatttcaaatattttcatagatGTACCAAGCTCAAGGTAGAGGTCAGGACAACTTACTTTAAATCTAGAATCGTCCTTATCTATAAGACATAGGGTAAAGATCATTTTCTGTCCACTTCGTCCTTCATAACCATacagaaagagaaaaaacttaACAACACTCTGTGAATTATCAGGCACTATTGAGAATTGTCCGGCAGAAATATTTTGGTGTGGCAAAACATTCTCACAATGTCGTTGACTTCGATATGACTTGTTAAAAACTATCGCTTTAAAATCCCACTCATACAAAATTTCGTTTTCGCtaagattttctttcttaagtCCACCAATTAGTTCCATACCTTTATCttgttttctgaaatatttattttttactgtaagcaATCAACCAAACAATTTTAAGCCGTGGAATGAactttatcagaaaaataaagatacgttttaaaatattccattaattGAAAGGACGAAGAGCATTATCTGCAATACAATCGCATGTCACATGAAACAGTGAGATAATTTCAACGGATATCACAATTTGCTGATACCGAACACATTGGACATTGCCCGTGTAAGCATAATAAGATcaacatttctaaaaatcagCTATTTGTCACAGTCAGttgcttatttcttttaaatgcattgtacattaaaatcatgtttgtaatttattttcaaaataattaattaacaaataatttcttgaTAATAGTATTTCTGATAATAATACAGATTATTTGATATtccttttaaacataaaaattttttaaaaaattaaataaattaagatgatgatttattgacttttttcaacaagagatttaaaaaaattcttttaaagtcTTACTTAATAACCAGTCTTATCCAGAGTATTTGTTTTCTGATTCTAACTATTTGTTACctgattttttatactttttgtcaGCACTCCAAATAATCTTACATTCTCTTAAAACATAGAtaagtttaacatttttaaataaactaaaatgataattttgtgagccttgaatatatttttcttaaaactctgGTTATTAAGAGGgtaatttctttattcttttgaaatttttgtcttaattcacaagaaaaaaaaacgatatagtCAACTGCAAATGTGTGATAAGCTTTCTGAAAGAATcacgtatttaaatatttaaaattttgaactttaagtttgaatttttcctatatttttagaatatgatACTGATTTCAAgctattcttttatttagttttatttaatttttaggcaCTTCTTATTCCTTACTTGGAATACTATTTTCGCAGGCTCTGTGCTAAGTATAAACCTTTTAGTGTTTCAGATCGTCTTTCCAACTAATATCCTAACACCACCAAACTCAACTGTAACGAATAAAATAACtgacaaaaaattatcttttgaaaaaacatttatttttaatatttagcaaaTGACTTTTCTGCAAAAGAAGGTTTGCttgtaataattcataaatgaaataattcattattccATGTATATTTAATCTTTCACAACTACTTTCATATATTTctacagaaaacaaaacaaaattataccacaattaaaatgagcaaaaatatacttttctgcAAATTTCGATTTCGTTAaaacttgtaaattattataattcattattttatacttaatatattAACGCTTTTTCTACTaacttcatattattttttttattaaaaaaaacacattttgaagacattaataaaatgaaaataaatattaccatatGGTTATAAGTAAAATTCCCTACATCATGTTGCtcgtattaatttaaaattagtacttacgtttttaataaaataatatctaatgCGCTAGTCACAACTATAATCGCAtataagcaattattaaaactaatttaagatcAATATAAACTGTATCATGCATATctacatattttcttaaagaagcaaataattttataaaaaagatgctATGAGATGCTTTCTTAAATACCTTTCTTAAGATGCTTTCTTAAATACCACTGGAAAATGATTAACGATAAAACTCTTAGATAAAAATTGCCATTTCGAATCAATTTAGCACTCGGCTATTTGTGAAACATCAATAttgatatttacaattttatcaacAGACTCAGAGGAAAGTTTGTTTCGTAGTATATCAGAATATGCTTCTGGTAAAGCCTGAACATTACATTTGTAACCtaataaatagaattacatCATAGTATTTATAGTGTTATCACAGAGATTCTATAATAGAGATAATAGATATGTAATAGAGGTGCTTCCACTACATTCAACGGAAAACCAACAAACAGAGTCTtgtgaaaatagattttatgttttttgaattttcagaattttattttgggaagaaaagtttaaaaattgaccaTCGATACAATTAGTTATCACaagacatttttgtttatataattaaaaaatcaatggctacttttttatttcatttcattaggttctacaagaaaatatttttaaggcatttatttttaatatttcatatttttattcacgtatatcacattaaattttcagtaattaaacagagaaatgaaatgttataattctctttgaaattttagtattctattattattagcattttattattagtattttattattactagttCCATTATATTAGATACTATTCCATtagaattagaattatattattgttagtCTATTATTAGTAGTattctactattattattattaatataattatttttgctcttaACAGAccaattgtttcaaatttggCCAATTTTGTACGAAAATTTacctataataaaaaattttctcggtGAATAACAGGGGATTGTTTGACAAATGAAACAAACGGTCTTAGGCGCTTAAATGCTCtgtcataaataatatttgaaaaaatcttgTGGAGATATCGTACTGTATTaaactttcaaacatttttgtttgaatgccttgaacttattttttaataatttattttacattatattttagacCCATATTCAGAAACCGTACTAAGTACAAAGGTTATGTGTGCTTACATTCCTGTATTAGCACGAATTCATCTTTAAGGGTTTTTAGTTTCCATACATATTCAGATGTAAGAAACCTTACTGATTCAAGTAAATGAATATCTATGAGTATCATCTGCTTTGATATAGTTAATGTaactgattgaaaaaaaaactatgaaatgataatttaattttaaacaaaagttaaataaagtaatataattatcaattttatggCTCGAAAAGTTTAGCAGCACAATTTATTTCAGACAagtccttttttcttttttttttaataaagtaatttgtttttgaatatcgTCTGTTTCGAtacattaatatgaaatattgttaatttaattagctGTTTATAATTAATCGATTGTCTATGGAAAATAGAAGAATTTCTGACCTATTTCATGCAGTTCTGcagaaaatataacttaaaatacttttttttgaggGATAAGAAAGTAAGTgaacaatttataaatgtatatactTTGCAAGACAGTGAGGAGaattcaaaatacataattaaaaactaaatgaagaACATTTCCACACATTTAGTGAAGTGAAATTCGAAACCATAATTaagaatctaatttaaaaacttatcttgtaattaattatagatATAAATAGTATGTaatcattaattgaaaaataattataaattaatactaaGTATTAACTGATTTGTAAACCTGTTTGTGTAAACCAGAAGCTACAAGAGCGAGAATATTAGATATCAGttcgaaattgtttttcatcaaGTCTTTCCAACCTTGTTTGTTCGATACCACTGGGAAGTGGTTAACGATAAAACTAGCCGCTAAATCTTTCAGTTTCGAATCACCATGACATTCGGCTAGCTGTAAAACATAGCAGACGATATTAGCGACATCTTCAACGGAATCATCAGAAGAAAGTTTGGATTGTAACATATTAGAACAAGCTTCTCTTAAAATCGGTACATCGTATTTATCTCCTAGCGAGTACAGGGACATCACAGTATCCAATGAGCTACTTTCTATTTCTCCTGTGTAAAggtacttcaaaaattttacaaatggaAGAGTAGGACAGTCAGTGATGGTGATAGAATTGGTTGAGGACTCTAGGCAATTATGTTCCatcattttcttgaaaacaGTTGAGCGAGCACAAAGTATTAACTTATGAACTTTAAGTATTTCGTCACCAATAAGGATATGCAAATCACACAAGTCTCCAGAATTATAGAGTGATCCCATATCCTGACTCAACTCTTTTATATATTGAACGCTATTCAACATTCCTCCAAGTGGAATTG
The Parasteatoda tepidariorum isolate YZ-2023 chromosome 9, CAS_Ptep_4.0, whole genome shotgun sequence genome window above contains:
- the LOC139426372 gene encoding TD and POZ domain-containing protein 2-like — encoded protein: MELIGGLKKENLSENEILYEWDFKAIVFNKSYRSQRHCENVLPHQNISAGQFSIVPDNSQSVVKFFLFLYGYEGRSGQKMIFTLCLIDKDDSRFKVSCPDLYLELGTSMKIFEIHSSHPILFNCKHYVFKLTIKLQEDLHSASPFSNINIPAQDAKESNRALDLIPKNEHYLKELSQDMGSLYNSGDLYDLEIRIGEDILRAHKLILCARSPVFKKMMEHDCLESSTNSITITDCPKSPFVKFLKYLYTGEIESTPLDTVMSLYSLGDKYDVPILKESCSDMLQSKLSSDDSVEDVANIVCYVLQLAECHSDSKLKDLAASFIVNHFPVVSNKQSWKDLMKNNFELISNILALVASGLHKQISQLHCEIQYRGQE
- the LOC107452808 gene encoding uncharacterized protein — encoded protein: MAIIPDNSQNALKFYLFLYGYKERNRPKITFSACFMDKNLPTFNVNSPDLCLGLETSMKIFEIHSQHPILFTCDAYTFQLKIKFYEDLTITPSFSTVNTSLEHTKEEDSVSSIPLGGMLNSVQYIKELSQDMGSLYNSGDLCDLHILIGDEILKVHKLILCARSTVFKKMMEHNCLESSTNSITITDCPTLPFVKFLKYLYTGEIESSSLDTVMSLYSLGDKYDVPILREACSNMLQSKLSSDDSVEDVANIVCYVLQLAECHGDSKLKDLAASFIVNHFPVVSNKQGWKDLMKNNFELISNILALVASGLHKQVYKSVNT